Below is a genomic region from Oryzias melastigma strain HK-1 linkage group LG7, ASM292280v2, whole genome shotgun sequence.
ATGTGAGGGCCCAGAGCTTCTGCAGGAGTCAGAGCATGTGAAGCTTGCTCACCTGAGTGAAAACGAGAGCAGTCAGCTGGAAGTGACGAAAACACAACATGTAACCCAGAGgcaaatgttgcagttctttAATTGGGGGTGGggttaatttttctaaaaatatctcTCATCACAGAGAGGCTGTTTGCTCATTGTGAAACAGCAAAACTACTAGGTTTACCCACAATTCCTCTGTCAGTGCATTGAACAGCTGCAGAAACCCTTCGTGTTAGATAGTCTCAAGAGTGCTCCTCAAAgatcagcagaaacagaaaatgctTTTGATCTATGACATCATGCAGTTCTTTCTGATTTGAAACATTCCTTTTCTGCAAAGaatatgtactttttaaagtgatttgaTTGATGACATTTGTCATTATATTGATAGAAATGTGCATTCATGTGGATGCAAATCTTTCTGTGAAACTGGAGCCCTGCAGACCTGACCTGCCAGAAGATCTCATGTTTTATCAGCATGTGGATGACGCACAGTTCATGCTTCTTGCTATCATTCGTGTTATTGTTGAACAACAAACACACCCATGAATAACAACCCTACAGAAACTTGAACAGCAAAGATGAAGTCATTTTATGGAAAGAAACTGTaagttattttacatttctactTCTTTAATGTTCTGCAGTCTAgaattttgtcatctttttgaTTAATGTGGTTCATTTTTGTCTTCAGTCAATTCAGTTGTAAtagttaatgttttaatttgggGTCTTTTAACTACAGATAAATCAACTTATGGAAGATAATAGTTTACTGAAGGCAGCGTCAGGAGCCAGAGTTCTGTCTCCCCTCTGGCCACCAgggggagccatctccagagtactgaacactacatctcccagctaccccagcgcacactccccagataccactcagctgtctccaatctgacaatcacccacctgttacttaagcactgcacagagccttgctctgtgtgaagtattgtttgtgccactatgcctgcattactgagcgtttctatctggacctgctTATTTTGtcattgcctgctgcctgccctgaccctcacctgaaCTCCAACATCTCCAGTCTctctgacctctgcctgtctaaCCCTGATTTGGCTTTATGGACTTTTGGCTATGCTTGGTTCCTGTGTGAACTGATTAAcatgctgcacgtggaaccagctgtctgcacGTTTGTGACAGTCAGAGTGAGATTTTGAAAGCTTTGAATGATCTCGTGCAGAAAGTCAGAGGAAAACGAAGGTCAGAGCAGGGCGGTGTTTGTTTGGAGGTCATGGAGGAGCCctgctgaagatgtttctgAGGAGAACTTCTCTTTTCTGCCTCAATCGGATAATTTGATGGGTTTTTAGTTCAACTTAAACTGGAGCTGAAGAGATATAATGAAGTTTGGAATGCTATTAATTTAAATTGGGAGGTGTTAGTTGTGTGAAGTGGATCCTGTTCTAAGAAGAATGCCAACACTTACTCAGCGCCAGAAATCCGTCGGCCAGCAAACACCTGATGTACTGGGGGGatctgtccatggtgctgaaaaaCTGAGGATACTGATGTACAAACCAAACTAACCCCCATCTGttgcagattattttctttttaggcaacattttagcaattaattaaatcttaaaaggatgattttttttagagtttgggCTGCAGATCTAATGACTCAAGTTTCCACATGATGGAATAATGAGATGTCAGAGGAGGTGGAGATCAACTGGAGTGTGTGCGGGAGGGGGTGACCAGAAGAATTACCAGAAGGTCTGCCATGTTCGGAGCAGGTACCCCCCCACAAACGAGGATCAGCTAGCCTGTGGGCCTGCGCCATCGCGGAAGCTTGCGGTTCTCCATCCTCGGTGCACTCCCGCGCACACGCGCGAGAGGTGGGAGTGATGCTGCTGTAGCTGCTGGACGCCGGGATGGGATAATCATGCGCGTCTGGCTTCGGGCGTTGGTGCAGCTGCCGTTCGTGGGTTCGGTCTGGACCGGGATTGCAGGGTGGGTCTAGCTGCAGACCGGAACCCTTTGGACCTCAGGTCGATGTTGATGAGCGTTCTGACAGAGAGCAGCGCCATGGCCGCGGGACGACACGCAGTCTTTTGAAAGAGATCGACGGTTTTGCGATGGAAGGCGGGAATCTGTGAAGAAGAGCCGGAGGATTCCGAAGCAGCCCTCAGAGAATTACCGAGGAGCGGAGCGGGCGGGTTTCTGCGGGGAATGCTCGTTTCCAACAATCTGAGGAAGAAGCGCAGCGCGAAGAGCGGAATCTGTAATTAGGATCAGGCTGAAGCAGCATCCGGGCGGGGGCTGGATGGAGAAGGCGCAGTGAAGGCTGACAGCGGCGGGCCGTGTGTAGGAGGACGCGGAGGGAGAGCGGGCGCTTGACGGCCGGGCGGCTCCATGAGCGGCTCCTGCCCGCAGAGAGCGCCCACAGCCCAGCCGGAGCCTTTCTGACGCCCGGCGGTCAGTCTGGAAGTTTTGATGCATATGATCACAACCACCATGATTTTTATGATTCTTGGTGCTTCAGTTGTTATGGTAAGACATCCTCCTCCCTCTGAGCAGAATTAGAGGGGCTGAATGGGGTTTTTCATGGGAGCGGGCCTGTCAGGGACATGTGGAAGTAGGTTAGCACACCTACAATTACCTGCTgtcattaataaataatcagAGTCCGTTTCCAGGCAGGAGTCTTTCTCCCCTTCCCTTCCCTTCCCTTCCCTTCCCTTCCCTTCCCTTCCCTTCCCTTCCCTTCCCTTCCCTTCCCGCTCTTCCCGTTTCCCTCCCGAGCAGGAATGAAAGTGTTTGCGCGGATCCTGCCTGTCATGTCCCGGCTGACCGGCTCGGTTCTTTGCAGGCGATCGCCTGTTTGATGGACATGAACGCGCTGCTGGACCGCTTTCACAACTACATCCTACCGCATCTAAGAGGGGAGGACCGCGTCTGCCACTGCAACTGTGGAAGGTAGGCTGGACGCTCTCCCCCCCGAACGCGTTCCTCCTGATGGATCAGGGCCTCTCGGTGTTTCCGCCGCGCGCGCTCCTCTGCTGCAAACACCGAGGTGTGAGGAGCATCAATAGGTAATGAAGAGCCTCCCGGACCTGCTTCTCGGCAGAGGAGATGCAGACTGAAGACACTCGTGATTAATAGTCAGGTTGGATTGTTTAGCATTTCCCGCGTGGGGAATTTCGTGTAGTCGGAGATAATCTTGTTCTGTAACCTTTGATCCAGACGGACCCAAATCAGTTCCAGTTTAGAGCATGGACTGAATCAGGCTCATGGTGGAGACGGTGGGAGGGCTCAGCAGCTGCAGTATCAGGCcagttctatttttttggcCCATAAACCCAGAATTGGGTCATCctcaatcattttaaacttgTCTGAGTCAACATGAGGAGAGCACAAGCAGGCCACTGAACCAAAGCAGATAAATAAGCAGCAGGCTGTGTGGGATGCTGCAGGATGATGCACCGATTGGTCATCATCTGATCTTCAGGCTCAAAACTGAAAATCACAGCTAAACATTCTGTTTTCTCTGATGTAGCAGAGGAGCCCTGCTTCTTCTATCGGCCTCAGGTCACCACGTGTGTCTTCACTGACCTGGAAACACCTGAGTGAAAGTCGTGTGCTCTCACACAAATGGCAGGGCCGCTCTGGCTCCCCGTCCTTCCGGACGCTCACAGCACTCACCTTATCAGGCTGGAGGACAGCGTCATCACATTTGGCAGTTTCCCTGGCCTGAGTGTGAGGCCTGTGGATCCAACAGACTGAAGCTTGACCTACAACAGCTTCCTCTGTGCCAGGAATAGGGTCTCTAAGTGGATTGCATGTGTCTGAAAGGCCATCACTGAAGCCTTTCTGCTCCAGATTCCTTCCTAAAGTTCATCTTTAAGAAAAGAAATCTGCCCCCGAAACCTGCTCAGAGCATAGATCCAGGATCAGGACCTGAGGATCAGATCATATCCACCACAGGAAACTGAAAGTGCACCTGTATGAGTCCAAGTTTTCTCCTCCTCATTTAAAGTGGTTTGTCAATCGCTTGCTGTTAATGAAGCTGAGAGAATAAATGCCATAGAACAGGAGTGTCAGACGCCTTAGGTCACACCTTAGgttaaacaggataaacatttattaaacactctgagactacattttttaaaaccgtaactttttaacaaaattatgaactagacatataacattacctgcaataatgctagtgtgaatgctgtaagctgaatttgaccgctgaagatgctaaaatcgatagctgaaaacactgaagctgaaaccactgaagctaacagccagatgaaatattagctaaatgccaaattagcctaaaaaactgaaaagaacctaaattagcctagaccactagcgtgtagctgaaatattagctaaactctcaaatagcctaaaaaaatcctagtaaatgccaaaatagtccaaaaagctatcagaatgcccatttttaaaactttaaaactgtaacttttgaacataaatatgaacaataaaaaggcatgaacattattccagaatcaatcaacttaaaccttaaataactttcaatattttactctccagaaaaacatattttgtcaaaattatacaagttagaaataaatgcaagataacattgggccgttaataacaatcaaataaaatgatctggagggccggatctggcccccaggccttgactttgacacgtgacaGATGACAAACAAGTGCTATTAAAAAACTGTACTTAAGTTTATCAGGAAGCTTCAGTAGGAAGTCAGTCCACTCTTCATCCCCCATGCTGCTCTGTGGTCTCACCACATCTTTAGAAATTCCTCAGCGTGCATTTTGCAGGAATGtggtcctgctgctgcagctttacCCTCCTGCTCGGAGCATTGAAAAGCCTGGCCAGTCCAAACCTGAACGCCGTGTCCCAGACTGACCCCTCCTGACAGTCGCTCCCTGTTTGTCAGGAGAAACGTCCATCTTCTCCCTGGAGGAGCGGTAACATCAGtaaagcttttaaataaagtatccCGTTTACAGCAGTGATGCCAGATAAACAAACGGCATTTAGATGAGCAGACGGGATTGACAGTCCCACTAAAACCGTCTTAATCTGGATGGAATCTGTCCAGTGTgtttccatccattcatcttctgaagctgctgaatccctttcaggatcatggggatgctggagcctatcctagctgcTGTCAAATAAAGATGGGTTTCATGTTCCCTTCTAGGATTTTACTAAAATGTATAGAGACTTTCCCCTGTGAGAAATGTGTTCTAGAGTCATCTTTGGGAAAACCTGCTTGAAAGTGAAActgcttttaatgttttggtcAGCATGCAGGACAGAAATCCAAAACCAGAAGAGCTCCGGTCTTTGTTAAGGTGTAAAGCTTTGGCAGATCTTCAGATAACTCGGTTTGCTGCAGAAAGTGCATCACAGAAACACCTAAAGGCCCTGAAGTGGGATTTGGGGGTTTCCTGCAAATTGAGGATTAGTGCAGACTTATCAAACCTCCAGACAGACGGAGAAGTTAAAAGGCTTTAAGAAAAACACGTGCGGTGAAGTGAAGACCTCCATCCTCTTCCTCTGTGTGTCCCAACCACAGGCATCATGTCCACTACGTAATCCCATATGATGGGGACCATTCCCTGGTGGACTCTTCGGAGAACTACTTTGTGAGTGACAGCGTGACCAAGCAGGAGATGGACTTGATGCTGGGGCTGCTGTTGGGCTTCTGCATCAGCTGGCTGCTGCTGTGGCTGGACGGGGTTCTGCACTGTGCGGTTCGGGCCTGGAGGGCGAGCCGCTACTATGGTGAGCTGGACTCTACTCTCACACTGCTGCACGCTCAGATCACGCCGTCTAAAGCTGCTCAGAGAGGATCTTCATTCAGAGGTTTTtgtgtgggtgggtgggtgTGGGGGGGGTCAGTCACCTGAACATAAATGATCCTCCAAGTATCAAACAGCTGGGAAGAAAATGCTcttagaaaaatgcaaattgcTAATGCTTTAAGCTCTTTTTCTGCTCGATGTCAAGTTCTCCTGTTGGTTAGAGCTGATCAGATGAAGGTCAGTTTGGCGCCACcttcaatttaaactttattcagcAAAGGTGTTTCCAGGAAGCAGCTCAAACAAAAGGAGCATCAGAATCCATCTTCCTGTTCTAAAAGCGTTCTGCTCGTTAAGTCCAAATGTTCTTCCTGAACCCTGAAGACCCAGACGGACAACGGCTTTGAATCTGGAAGAGTTTGTTTCCTCAGTTCAGGAAGTCACTGCGTTCATGCAGCTGCAGGACCAATGCAGTTTGATTCATGTGCAGAAAAAGAATTCAGCAGATATTTCAGGACATTCTGATGAAaccaagaacaagttaaaagcTGGCTGACTCTGTTTTTGTTATGAAACCTTTACTTTAGGAAACTCTATTTAAACCTGTGGGTTTCATTTGGACAATCTGACTGTGGATCCGTGGACAGTGTTCAGAaggttgcaggtttgattccaggCGCTCATCCTGCTTCAACTTTATGACAAATTATTGTGAATTCATTATTCtttaatgtgttaaaatgtgaGCAGAGAGAAAACATAGACTACAATCCTTGTTTGATTGGTGAGGTTGCAAGGATCAAATACTCATTGAGAAATCCGGGACAGAAATGTCTcaaactgcaaataaaacatagaaaatgcAGCATAAATTATTACAAATAGCATCATGCTGGATAAAAGGCCACATGAATCAGCTGGCGTGATCATTTCTCactacattttaaactaaattaaggTTCATTAAAGCACTTTGGCTTTTATGactttcatttttcatcttaACTGTCATACGTTTTACATGTCAAAGTGGGAAGGGGGGAGGTGTGCTGAGAATCCCACCAGAATGAGGCTGCAGCGGGACGGAGCTCACCTGGCAGAAGATCCACCTGTGACACCATCTCGCACAGAAACCAAAACTGGTTCTGAGTGTGGAGGGGGGTCACAAACTTTTTAGCAGCTACCGATCCCCCTCAgaaaggagggggggggggtaacaAACATCTGCTTCATAGCTTTTAGATGGGACTCAGAGAAGAAACGCCTCAGATTCACTGGAGGTTTCATGAAAGATTCACAGATgcggttgccatggaaaccagcATGACTGCTTTCTGATTGGCTTAGGCAGAAAGTCTGTCTTAGAGGGACCTTCCGACAGTCTGAGGTGTGAAAGGTTTCTGGCTTCAGACTCAATCTGCTGTAGGAGCCTCAAGACTTCCtcaagtttctgttttaaattagtgtttttcTCGCTTTCCCTTTAGTAGTTTagtcttcagcatttttttctttaaagtgactctagttttttggggggaaaaccTCAGAATCCACAAAGACATAAAACATTGAGCTCAGACtgtaaagaaacttaaaaaaagtaaagaaaataattttattatataCAGCAACATATCAAACAGAGTTCAGTTCAGTGaacagaaagcaaaaacatctgACAGAAAAAACTTCTCTAACAGAAGGAAATCCCTCTtttgtttaacttaaaaaagttaaaattagagTTGAGAAGTTCAAAAAGCTGCAGAGCAAATGTCCAGATCCTcctgaatgttttctttaacaTCTGTCATGATATTCAGAATTTAGTTACTGCAGTTTGTTTCTGTGGAGAGAAAACAGTtctctttgtgtgtgtgatttgtaacttgtctgcctgtttgtgcgGAAGTTTGTATTTAGTATGTAATTTGTCTTTAGACTTTTTGATATTAATTATCGTGCATCTGTTTCAGAAtgtgaaaatgtcaagtttcaccaggtATTAGAGGGGAGAATAATTCCAGCTCAGGTTTCAGGTAGAACAGCATCTCTGCTACCTGAACTCCTGTCTGAcccagaaccatcagaaccatcgGATGTTAGTCTTTCTGTGGTTCAGACTCATTGAATCAAAGCGGCTCTCCAATTCGTCACCActctaaagaaaaaagtttgatacataaaacactgaaataaagaAACCAGTTCTTTATGATGGACCAAGTTTAACTCCAAACGAAGAAtaaatgttttgggttttttttaaatgaagctcTAAAGTTACTCCAAAATGTTGCTGTGGGTCAGTGGAGACCTCTGGGTTCAAACATGTTCCTTTCCAAGCAATTCTTTgcttataaaaacagtttttacgtacaattaaaaatgtaacttttttagcataaaaactgaaagagaagctgtttgtttttgaatgaaaaacacCGTAAGAGGAAAAATCCCTTCatggattttgtatttttattataattaatcagttttttttacttcaggtTTTAATCAATAAAAGGTGAAGATAAGAATGCCATACAACAGTTTACCCTCATTCATTCACAGGCTGGCCTCAGAGCAGTTTTCCGTTTGTGCAGCATCGATGATTCTGGACCAAACTCTTCAGAAAAAGCCTCCCCGACAGGAGAGGACCTCAAAGGAATCCGTCGCTGTGGTGTTTCCGCTTCATTACCGGAGCATGTCTGTGATGTGGAGATGTCCTAGATCTCCAGGTTTTGTAGGTGCCTGCACGTGACCTGGATCCGGAGGTTCCGCAGGCAGTTTGGGTGAAGTTTCACTGGGAACTACAGATTCTGCTCAACCATGTGGGACTCTTGGATCAGAACACCTCGACTGTTGTGTGTTCTTTTAAATAGTCAATGACGTGAGTTGCCGTGGACTTTGGGTTTTCCTCACTCATGGTTGGCAGCAGCAGGTTCTGGCCTGgttcttttttcttcagtcaCTTCCTTCCTAACTCTGTTTTTGGACTCAAATGTTCTCTTCTGTCTCGAGTCTCTAGTTGATTAGTCACTGCAGTTCTGTGGGATttcatgagtgtgtgtgtgtgtNNNNNNNNNNNNNNNNNNNNNNNNNNNNNNNNNNNNNNNNNNNNNNNNNNNNNNNNNNNNNNNNNNNNNNNNNNNNNNNNNNNNNNNNNNNNNNNNNNNNNNNNNNNNNNNNNNGCAAATGGCCGTGCAAAAGGATgagcaggaggagagggagGGGTGGAGGTGAGGGGGGAGACAGAAAAGAGAGAGTGAGTTATTTATATCTGTAAATGGCTCTGCTGGCCACAGGGACTGCTCTGTTGGATGGGGTggagtggggtggggggtgaaaCCTGGAGCCACATCCATGGAGGGGTTCCTCCTCACAGCAGCGATGAGGAGGAAGACTGTCGCAGCAGGAAGGATGTGGATGCAGTCAGGcggggggcggagcctcagacaGAGCAGAAGCATCGCTGTACATTTCAGAGCTGCAGCCATTCCAGCTGCTCTGCTTCTATTTTTAGTGCTGGAGCAGAATGCTCTGTTTATCTTGGGCTGGGGGGGGCACCTGGTAACACCTCCCCCCCCTCACCTTCACATCTCGGGGACGCTGAGCTACACAAACCtggatctgtgtgtgtgtgtgtgtggggggggggattCCCTCTGTAACCCCCCCAGGCCCACAGAAAACATCACATCACaaacatcacaacacaaacatcacaacacaaacatcacaacacaaacgtcacaacacaaacatcacatCACAAACATCACATCACAAACATCACATCACAAACATCACAACATAAACGTCACATCACAAACGTCACATCACAAACgtcacaacacaaacaacacaaacatcacaacacaaacgtcaCATCACAAACATCACATCACAAACATcacatcacaacacaaacatcacaacacaaacatcacatcacaaacatcacaacaaaaacatcagataaCAAACATCacgggcccgtttcaagaagcaggttcaacaaatttagagttcgaacctgaacttagagtcactggactctaaattcccaaactcagggttNNNNNNNNNNNNNNNNNNNNNNNNNNNNNNNNNNNNNNNNNNNNNNNNNNNNNNNNNNNNNNATAAACGTCACATCACAAACGTCACATCACAAACgtcacaacacaaacaacacaaacatcacaacacaaacgtcacaacacaaacatcacatCACAAACGTCACAACACAAACGTCACAACACAAACgtcacaacacaaacatcacatcacaaacatcacaacacaaacatcacaaacgtcacaacacaaacatcacatCACAAACATCACATCACAAACATCACATCACaaacatcacaacacaaacatcacaacacaaacatcacatcacaaacatcacaacaaaaacatcacatcACAAAAACATCACATCACAAACATCATAACACAAACGTCCCAACACaaacatcacaacacaaacatcacaacacaagaatcacaacacaaatatacaagaaaaaaatatgcatacatatatatttctcaggaaaaatagatcaaagcatgacaacacatgatgcataagagtagttttattttattttcagctgtgctttatgtaacaaaaacaaaactagaagCGTAGGAAGatccttaaaatatatttgaaaattacttaaaattaagaacttgaaaagaaaaaaatagtaaaaaaaattgatcctAGAGATTGGTCCTTTGCCcccccattcctgggacatgtgagacttcacCCTACGACCacgacactcagaaaaatgcaacatattggaGATCATATTAATAGTTTTGCTCTGGTGAATTCACCcagcgatagtgctctagggttaatgaaaacatcagaatccaagagaaataaaaattcaaccagtgaaAAAGATGAATAACTGGAGTTTCATGACTGTTTTGTGGCATCGTGTTCAGGAATTCTGCTGGAATATGGCTGAGAAAGTTCAACTTTCTGGGGGGTATTTGTTAAAGAGGCTTTCAGGgggtgtagtggtcagcactctcaCCACTGAGGAAAAAGGTTCGGGTTTGAATCCTGGGTGGAGTTAGCATTCTTCCAGGTTTCCTTCTGTGGACCTGCAGCAGGAATTCCTGCTTTCTGGTTTTCAGCCTGGGGGGGTTCTTAGCTGTCAGCCTTTTTCCATGTTCATCTCCAGAGGGATCCGGATCCGGCGCTCCGGGTAATTACATGCGGCGTGAGCCGCTGTTCTCCTTCAAAtcctactggaattatcatgttaacagttgaaaagttacagtatgttaaggATTTTGTGTTGACGCGTCACCGACGCcccctcaggtgttaaagggttaa
It encodes:
- the tmem240a gene encoding transmembrane protein 240, with protein sequence MHMITTTMIFMILGASVVMAIACLMDMNALLDRFHNYILPHLRGEDRVCHCNCGRHHVHYVIPYDGDHSLVDSSENYFVSDSVTKQEMDLMLGLLLGFCISWLLLWLDGVLHCAVRAWRASRYYDTPSWSWLPQFCNLRDLRRRAQLRQLEESSGNMVHIKQKLYHNGHPSPRHL